In Haloterrigena turkmenica DSM 5511, a single genomic region encodes these proteins:
- a CDS encoding glycosyltransferase, with protein MTDADTSTDADVAILHDRFPGIGGGEEFAIEAARVLEAPIYTTYVAEGTEIPDDVEVIPFQQAKYTSLPWRPFLEWKNEGMNPLETLNVALDMTDAHPALTEYDVILESAPLSKYYVPEVGQRIVHYPHSPPRWLYDLYRDRLSGFDAPFVQTGIKAYAKGWRALDKEANDYVDRFVANSELVRDRIRRFYDRDATVVYPPVTGDWRNEGDDGYFVTWSRLAPEKRIDTIAKAFAGLDERLVIAGDGEQREALEAFAENYDNIEVRGYVEDIESLVARATAVVYAPKQEDFGLVGAEAMMAGKPLLGVNEGFTCYQVQGGRTGLLFEPTVESIRETVRQFDPDDFDSTEIRAEARRYEYDRFAAGLREVVAETAATEIDVPVPELASEPVSESESDRAADIQRAKQRRDEERTEGVADQ; from the coding sequence GTGACCGACGCCGACACCAGCACCGACGCGGACGTCGCCATCCTCCACGACCGGTTCCCCGGCATCGGCGGCGGCGAGGAGTTCGCCATCGAGGCCGCGCGCGTCCTCGAGGCGCCGATCTACACGACCTACGTCGCCGAGGGAACCGAGATCCCCGACGACGTCGAGGTGATCCCGTTCCAGCAGGCGAAGTACACCTCGCTGCCGTGGCGCCCGTTCCTCGAGTGGAAAAATGAGGGGATGAACCCCCTCGAGACGCTCAACGTGGCGCTGGACATGACCGACGCCCACCCCGCGTTGACGGAGTACGACGTGATCCTCGAGAGCGCGCCGCTCTCGAAGTACTACGTCCCCGAGGTGGGCCAGCGGATCGTCCACTACCCGCACAGTCCGCCGCGGTGGCTGTACGACCTCTATCGGGACCGACTCTCCGGGTTCGACGCCCCGTTCGTCCAGACCGGGATCAAGGCCTACGCCAAGGGCTGGCGGGCGCTGGACAAGGAGGCCAACGACTACGTCGATCGGTTCGTCGCGAACAGCGAACTCGTCCGCGACCGGATCCGGCGGTTCTACGACCGCGACGCGACGGTCGTCTACCCGCCGGTGACCGGCGATTGGCGCAACGAGGGCGACGACGGCTACTTCGTCACTTGGTCCCGGCTCGCCCCCGAGAAGCGGATCGACACGATCGCGAAGGCCTTCGCGGGGCTCGACGAACGGCTCGTGATCGCCGGCGACGGCGAGCAACGCGAGGCCCTCGAGGCGTTCGCCGAAAACTACGACAACATCGAGGTCCGGGGCTACGTCGAGGACATCGAGTCGCTGGTCGCCCGTGCCACCGCGGTCGTCTACGCCCCCAAGCAGGAGGACTTCGGCCTCGTCGGGGCCGAGGCCATGATGGCCGGCAAACCCCTGCTCGGCGTGAACGAGGGCTTTACGTGCTATCAGGTGCAGGGCGGCCGGACGGGACTGCTCTTCGAGCCGACCGTCGAGTCGATCCGCGAGACGGTCCGCCAGTTCGACCCCGACGACTTCGACTCGACCGAGATCCGCGCGGAAGCCAGACGCTACGAGTACGACCGCTTCGCGGCCGGGCTGCGCGAGGTCGTCGCAGAGACGGCGGCGACCGAGATCGACGTGCCGGTACCGGAGCTAGCGTCGGAGCCGGTCAGTGAATCCGAATCAGACCGTGCAGCCGACATCCAACGCGCCAAACAGCGACGCGACGAAGAGCGTACCGAGGGGGTGGCCGATCAGTGA
- a CDS encoding glycosyltransferase, with protein sequence MKRLVEALFGLVALTGLPYLIYLGAYYLRRPSGTPANTRSREPSVSIVLPTYNEAAIVESKLEELVELDYPIAKVEVVVVDSSDDGTAELVETFFAGRPEPELTLIREDERRGLATALNEAYAAAENEVVVKTDCDSRLAPDAVRKAVANLADPDVEAVTGRNADVIGGSEVEQSYRDIQTMIQILESHIDSTLIFHGPFSAFERDAIVPIDEDSIADDTELALKIRRNGGRVVFDPDIHYKEAAHSEFSKRREQKDRRAMGLLRLLWRQRDSLGRHGNYGRVVLPFNWWFMIVSPWLVGAGLALATLGSLAVLGPAGLLTPAGVLAFTALGSRDALGPLQPLYSLFDTQVSLLRASVSLIRARADGDEETHDGTWSTDDELREVLQ encoded by the coding sequence ATGAAGCGTCTCGTCGAGGCCCTGTTCGGACTGGTCGCACTAACGGGCCTCCCGTACCTGATCTACCTGGGAGCGTACTATCTCCGGCGGCCGTCGGGCACGCCGGCGAACACGCGGTCCCGTGAACCGTCGGTGAGCATCGTATTGCCGACGTACAACGAGGCCGCCATCGTCGAATCGAAACTCGAGGAACTGGTCGAACTCGACTACCCGATAGCGAAGGTCGAGGTCGTCGTCGTCGACTCGAGCGATGACGGGACGGCCGAGCTGGTCGAGACCTTCTTCGCGGGCCGTCCGGAGCCGGAACTGACGCTCATCCGCGAGGACGAGCGGCGCGGGCTCGCGACCGCGCTGAACGAAGCCTACGCCGCCGCGGAGAACGAAGTCGTCGTCAAGACCGACTGCGACTCTCGACTGGCGCCCGACGCCGTCCGGAAGGCGGTCGCGAACCTCGCTGATCCCGACGTCGAGGCGGTGACCGGCCGCAACGCCGACGTCATCGGCGGCAGCGAGGTCGAACAGAGCTACCGGGACATCCAGACGATGATCCAGATCCTCGAGTCCCACATCGACTCGACGCTGATCTTCCACGGACCGTTCTCGGCGTTCGAGCGCGACGCCATCGTCCCGATCGACGAGGACTCGATCGCCGACGACACCGAACTCGCCCTGAAGATTCGACGTAACGGCGGCCGCGTCGTCTTCGATCCCGACATCCACTACAAGGAGGCCGCCCACTCCGAGTTCTCGAAGCGCCGCGAGCAGAAGGACCGCCGTGCGATGGGGCTGTTACGCCTGCTCTGGCGCCAGCGCGATTCCCTCGGCCGCCACGGCAACTACGGCCGCGTCGTCCTGCCCTTCAACTGGTGGTTCATGATCGTCTCGCCGTGGCTCGTCGGCGCCGGCCTCGCGCTGGCGACCCTCGGCTCGCTGGCGGTCCTCGGCCCCGCCGGGCTGCTCACGCCCGCCGGCGTCCTCGCCTTCACGGCGCTCGGCTCGCGGGACGCCCTCGGACCCCTCCAGCCGCTGTACTCGCTGTTCGATACCCAAGTTTCGCTGCTGCGTGCCAGCGTCTCCCTCATCCGCGCCCGTGCCGACGGCGACGAGGAGACCCACGACGGCACCTGGTCGACCGACGACGAACTCCGGGAGGTGTTACAGTGA
- a CDS encoding DUF120 domain-containing protein has protein sequence MSVSAESAVGHDELAVLKLLALEGGLEGDVKISCSHLADRLEASNQTASRRLQRLESAGLLERDTVSDGQWVAITDDGEHALHAEYEDYRRIFETDSEIELDGTVTSGMGEGRHYISLPGYQRQFEERLGYEPFPGTLNVDLRDDSVRRRGAMSSLEPVPIDGWEDDDRTYGPAVCHPATIETADGQRYETAHIIAPERTHHDEDQLEVIAPDKLREELGLEDDDHVVVYVGGRE, from the coding sequence ATGTCAGTCTCAGCGGAGTCCGCCGTCGGGCACGACGAACTCGCCGTGCTCAAACTGCTCGCGCTCGAGGGAGGACTCGAGGGCGACGTGAAGATTTCCTGTTCTCACCTCGCGGATCGACTCGAGGCGTCGAACCAGACTGCCTCGCGCCGGCTCCAGCGCCTCGAGAGCGCGGGCCTGCTCGAGCGCGATACGGTCAGCGACGGCCAGTGGGTGGCGATCACCGACGACGGCGAACACGCGCTCCACGCCGAGTACGAGGATTACCGTCGCATCTTCGAGACGGACTCGGAGATCGAACTCGACGGCACCGTCACCAGCGGCATGGGCGAGGGCCGCCACTACATCTCCCTGCCGGGCTACCAGCGCCAGTTCGAGGAGCGACTCGGCTACGAGCCGTTCCCCGGCACGCTGAACGTCGACCTGCGCGACGATAGCGTCCGTCGGCGCGGCGCCATGTCGTCGCTCGAGCCCGTACCGATCGACGGCTGGGAGGACGACGACCGCACCTACGGCCCCGCGGTCTGCCACCCCGCGACGATCGAGACGGCCGACGGCCAACGGTACGAGACCGCACACATCATCGCGCCCGAGCGGACTCACCACGACGAGGACCAGCTCGAGGTCATCGCCCCGGACAAGCTCCGCGAGGAACTCGGCCTCGAGGACGACGATCACGTCGTCGTCTACGTGGGTGGTCGCGAATGA
- the ribB gene encoding 3,4-dihydroxy-2-butanone-4-phosphate synthase has protein sequence MTGHHAGPRSTADGEPNASADGGTGRAATADAVDTALESLRAGEPVLVHDAADREGETDLIYHADAVTPEAVARLRNDAGGLVCVALGHEVAEAFDLPFYGEEVDHPATGDHELGYDERSSFSLTVNHRDTYTGITDNDRSTTIRALGKAAAAPAETDFATEFRVPGHVHLLKAAPDLLAQREGHTELGVALAEAADLPSAVVVCEMLDDETGEAMTPVDARAYADRHGFAYLEGSEVLERLE, from the coding sequence ATGACTGGCCACCACGCCGGGCCGCGATCGACCGCGGACGGCGAGCCGAACGCGAGCGCCGACGGCGGCACCGGCCGGGCCGCGACGGCCGACGCCGTCGACACCGCCCTCGAGTCGCTGCGGGCCGGCGAGCCCGTGTTGGTCCACGACGCGGCCGATCGCGAGGGCGAGACGGACCTGATCTACCACGCCGACGCGGTCACGCCCGAGGCCGTCGCTCGCCTGCGCAACGACGCAGGCGGGCTGGTCTGTGTCGCGCTCGGCCACGAGGTCGCCGAGGCGTTCGACCTGCCCTTCTACGGTGAGGAAGTCGACCACCCCGCGACGGGCGACCACGAACTCGGCTACGACGAACGCTCGTCGTTCTCGCTGACGGTCAATCACCGGGATACCTACACCGGGATCACGGACAACGACCGCTCGACGACGATCCGGGCGCTTGGCAAGGCCGCCGCCGCGCCCGCCGAGACCGATTTCGCCACCGAGTTCCGCGTTCCCGGCCACGTCCACCTGCTGAAGGCCGCGCCCGACCTGCTCGCCCAACGGGAGGGTCACACCGAACTCGGCGTCGCGCTGGCCGAGGCCGCCGACCTCCCGTCGGCCGTCGTCGTCTGCGAGATGCTCGACGACGAGACCGGCGAGGCGATGACGCCCGTCGACGCCCGCGCCTACGCCGACCGACACGGCTTCGCCTACCTCGAGGGCAGCGAGGTCCTCGAGCGACTGGAGTAG
- a CDS encoding ABC transporter permease subunit: MLEIARYDGRQRLKGSLYLSLAMSLLAVTVVWIYPSFSGSFDDVDEEFLQAYPEGVIQLFDIRTMASLEGFLAFELYVFGWTILLGLYLAYLGAGTIADDVERGRMDILLSMPISRARTVAEKFASLAVPIIVVNVVTPIVVFVAATLVGEPISAADLVALHALSVPYLFACGAIGLVASVAVDRVGIAQRLALGITFGLFMLESLLTGTDYEAVGAVAPMRYFDPNAVLLESSIDPVHAGILIAMTAILVIASQRWFERSDIAS, encoded by the coding sequence ATGCTCGAAATCGCTCGGTATGACGGTCGGCAGCGGCTCAAGGGAAGCCTCTACCTCTCGCTTGCCATGTCGCTGCTGGCGGTCACCGTCGTCTGGATCTACCCCTCCTTCAGCGGCTCGTTCGACGACGTCGACGAGGAGTTCCTGCAGGCCTACCCCGAGGGGGTCATCCAGCTGTTCGACATCCGGACGATGGCCTCCCTCGAGGGGTTTCTTGCCTTCGAACTCTACGTTTTCGGCTGGACGATCCTGCTGGGGCTCTACTTGGCCTATCTGGGGGCCGGGACGATCGCCGACGACGTCGAGCGCGGGCGGATGGACATCCTGCTCTCGATGCCGATCTCGCGAGCCCGGACCGTCGCGGAGAAGTTCGCCTCGCTGGCCGTCCCGATTATCGTCGTCAATGTCGTCACTCCGATTGTCGTCTTCGTCGCCGCGACGCTGGTCGGCGAGCCGATTTCGGCCGCGGACCTGGTGGCGCTGCACGCCCTCTCGGTGCCGTACCTCTTCGCCTGCGGGGCCATCGGGCTGGTCGCCTCCGTCGCCGTCGACCGCGTCGGTATCGCCCAGCGGCTCGCCCTCGGGATCACGTTCGGGCTGTTCATGCTCGAGTCCCTCCTGACCGGCACCGACTACGAGGCGGTCGGCGCCGTCGCCCCCATGCGGTACTTCGATCCCAACGCCGTGTTGCTCGAGAGTTCGATCGATCCCGTCCACGCCGGAATCCTGATCGCGATGACCGCCATCCTCGTCATCGCCAGTCAGCGCTGGTTCGAACGAAGCGACATTGCTTCGTAA
- a CDS encoding ABC transporter ATP-binding protein yields the protein MAAIELEGLTKDYGEVLANDDVTFSVERGEIFGYLGPNGAGKTTTIRTLLGLLAPTAGTARVLGRDVTDEDALIEAKRRLGYLPDAPAFDETATGREVLEFHAAIKGDERSEALLELFEPPLNRPIRDYSHGNVRKLGLVTTFMHDPELVILDEPTSGLDPLIQHRFAEFLREERERGVTVFFSSHVLSEVRRLCDRVGIIRNGRLVTVEPVESLLDRSGKVVRLRAAASIPREALAIDGVHDLETSVVRGGDADDADDATTAVTECAFTFTGDVNSLLAHLREYRLLDLSIEEAPLEDVFMRFYGDGEEAAESASQPALSERTGDD from the coding sequence ATGGCCGCGATCGAACTCGAGGGGCTCACCAAGGACTACGGCGAGGTGCTGGCTAACGACGACGTCACGTTTTCCGTCGAGCGCGGCGAGATCTTCGGCTACCTCGGGCCAAACGGGGCCGGCAAGACCACGACGATCCGGACGCTGCTGGGCCTGCTCGCGCCGACGGCGGGAACGGCCCGCGTGCTCGGCCGCGACGTCACCGACGAGGACGCTCTGATCGAGGCCAAACGGCGACTGGGCTATCTGCCGGACGCTCCCGCGTTCGACGAGACTGCGACGGGTCGGGAGGTCCTCGAGTTCCACGCCGCGATCAAAGGCGACGAGCGCAGCGAGGCGTTACTCGAGTTGTTCGAACCGCCGCTGAACCGGCCGATTCGGGACTACTCCCACGGCAACGTCCGCAAACTCGGGCTCGTGACGACGTTCATGCACGACCCGGAGCTGGTGATCTTGGACGAGCCGACGAGCGGTCTCGACCCGCTGATTCAACACCGCTTCGCCGAGTTCCTCCGCGAGGAACGCGAGCGCGGCGTCACGGTGTTCTTTTCCTCGCACGTGCTGAGCGAGGTCCGGCGGCTCTGTGACCGCGTCGGGATCATCCGGAACGGACGCCTCGTGACGGTCGAACCCGTCGAATCGCTGCTCGACCGCAGCGGGAAGGTCGTCCGACTGCGCGCCGCGGCCTCGATCCCCCGCGAGGCGCTCGCGATCGACGGCGTCCACGACCTCGAGACGAGCGTCGTTCGCGGCGGCGACGCCGACGATGCCGACGACGCGACGACGGCGGTCACCGAGTGCGCGTTCACCTTCACCGGCGACGTCAACTCCTTGCTCGCCCACTTGCGTGAGTACCGCTTACTCGACCTGTCGATCGAGGAGGCGCCCCTCGAGGACGTCTTTATGCGGTTCTACGGCGACGGCGAAGAAGCCGCCGAATCCGCGTCGCAACCGGCGTTGTCCGAGCGGACGGGGGACGATTGA
- a CDS encoding PRC-barrel domain-containing protein has protein sequence MSEIFARDLGGKRVVRTDGKVFGRLHTVTMDPESGALLDLVVDPGDGSPRPASERSDDDRLWVPVDRIETVKDQIIVRSDR, from the coding sequence ATGAGCGAGATATTCGCACGAGACCTGGGCGGAAAACGCGTCGTCAGAACGGACGGAAAGGTCTTCGGTCGGCTCCACACCGTGACCATGGACCCCGAGTCCGGCGCGCTGCTCGACCTCGTCGTCGACCCCGGCGACGGCTCCCCGAGGCCGGCGTCCGAGCGGTCCGACGACGACCGACTGTGGGTCCCCGTCGATCGCATCGAGACGGTAAAGGATCAGATCATCGTTCGATCGGACCGCTAA
- a CDS encoding class I SAM-dependent methyltransferase, whose translation MREFSEDYLRRTREGMWDDSREALELLALESRQRILDVGCGTGELSRVLREEAPDDATVVGCDADRELLEIAADHDDPVPAVAGDALRLPFSDDGFDLVVCQALLINLPDPAAAVAEFARVSTDLVAAVEPNNATVEIDSSVDREGRLERRARSAYLDGVATDVALGADARTAFEDAGLEVCETRRYDHVRTVEPPYSEMALVAARRKATGAGLADDRETMLSGALTEAEYDDLRGAWREMGRDVIEQMEAREYRREESVPFFVTVGRIP comes from the coding sequence GTGCGCGAGTTCTCCGAGGACTACCTGCGCCGGACCCGCGAGGGGATGTGGGACGACTCCCGCGAGGCCCTCGAGCTGCTGGCCCTCGAGTCCCGCCAGCGAATTCTGGACGTCGGCTGCGGGACTGGCGAGCTGAGCCGCGTTCTGCGCGAGGAGGCGCCCGACGACGCCACCGTCGTCGGCTGCGACGCCGACCGCGAGTTGCTCGAGATCGCGGCCGATCACGACGACCCCGTCCCCGCCGTCGCCGGCGACGCCCTGCGCCTCCCGTTCTCGGACGACGGCTTCGACCTCGTGGTCTGTCAGGCGCTGTTGATCAACCTGCCCGATCCCGCGGCCGCCGTCGCGGAGTTCGCCCGCGTCTCGACGGACCTCGTCGCGGCCGTCGAACCGAACAACGCCACCGTCGAGATCGACTCGAGCGTCGACCGCGAGGGCCGCCTCGAGCGGCGGGCCCGCAGCGCCTACCTCGACGGCGTCGCGACGGACGTCGCGCTCGGTGCCGACGCTCGGACGGCGTTCGAGGACGCGGGCCTCGAGGTCTGCGAGACGCGCCGGTACGATCACGTCCGGACGGTCGAACCGCCCTACAGCGAGATGGCGCTGGTCGCGGCCCGGCGGAAGGCGACCGGGGCGGGGCTGGCCGACGACCGCGAGACGATGCTCTCGGGGGCGCTCACCGAGGCGGAGTACGACGACCTCCGGGGCGCGTGGCGCGAGATGGGACGGGACGTGATCGAGCAGATGGAAGCCCGCGAGTACCGCCGCGAGGAGTCGGTGCCGTTTTTCGTCACGGTCGGTCGCATCCCCTGA
- a CDS encoding deoxyribonuclease IV has product MKVGAHVSISGSRVSSDDETPPYDDLRNAVHRQRAFGGNCGQIFTTSPQVWAQPEISDEAADGFREESDERLEGPWVIHSAYLVNLCTPKDDLRRKSKESMQAELDAAAQLGIPYVNVHLGAHTGAGVEGGLDNAASLIDELEVPEDVQILIESDAGSGTKLGGEFSHLAGIIDRTETDIGICIDTAHTLVAGNDLTTPEAVDETVGRFDDEVGLEYLEYIHLNDSKHDVGTHKDEHALIGEGYIGEDGMKAIVNHPDLRDLPFALETPTEDGKGFAWNIEKVKELRDA; this is encoded by the coding sequence ATGAAGGTCGGCGCACACGTATCCATCTCCGGCTCGCGCGTCTCCTCCGACGACGAAACGCCGCCGTACGACGATCTCCGCAACGCGGTCCACCGCCAGCGCGCGTTCGGCGGCAACTGCGGGCAGATCTTCACCACCTCGCCGCAGGTCTGGGCCCAGCCCGAGATCAGCGACGAGGCCGCCGACGGCTTCCGCGAGGAATCGGACGAGCGACTCGAGGGACCGTGGGTGATCCACTCGGCGTATCTGGTCAATCTCTGTACCCCGAAGGACGACCTCCGGCGCAAGTCAAAGGAGAGCATGCAGGCGGAACTCGACGCCGCCGCGCAGTTGGGAATCCCCTACGTCAACGTCCACCTCGGCGCGCATACGGGCGCGGGCGTCGAAGGCGGCCTCGACAACGCGGCGAGTCTCATCGACGAACTCGAGGTCCCCGAGGACGTCCAGATCCTCATCGAGTCCGACGCCGGCAGCGGGACCAAGCTGGGCGGCGAATTCTCCCACCTCGCAGGGATCATCGACCGCACCGAGACCGACATCGGCATCTGCATCGACACCGCCCACACGCTCGTCGCCGGTAACGACCTCACGACGCCCGAAGCGGTCGACGAAACCGTCGGGCGGTTCGACGACGAGGTCGGCCTCGAGTACCTCGAGTACATCCATCTCAACGACTCGAAACACGACGTCGGCACCCACAAGGACGAACACGCGCTCATCGGCGAGGGCTACATCGGCGAGGACGGGATGAAAGCGATCGTGAACCATCCCGATCTGCGGGACCTGCCGTTCGCGCTCGAGACGCCGACGGAAGACGGGAAAGGCTTCGCGTGGAACATCGAGAAGGTAAAAGAGCTGCGAGACGCGTAA